From a single Microcoleus sp. FACHB-672 genomic region:
- a CDS encoding aldo/keto reductase yields the protein MQTTTLGQNGPAVTALGIGAWSWGDKLFWNYGSDYGEAQVREAFKAALAAGITFFDTAEVYGPGESEKLLGQFIKESGQPVCIATKFAPLPWRFNGDSVSDALTDSLKRLQMDRVTLYQVHWPFTFFMSQETLMNALAEEVRRGRIEAVGVSNYSADQMREAHQLLAKRGVPLAVNQVRYSLLTRQIESQGILSAAHQLGITLLAYSPLAQGLLTGKYTAEKPPAGPRQWDPKFSRSGLQKIEPVLSLLRQLGEKHQRTPAQVALNWLIAQGGVIPIPGAKTAQQAQQNAGALGWQLSPVEILRLEEVSRPWLS from the coding sequence ATGCAAACAACAACTTTAGGACAAAACGGGCCGGCTGTCACCGCCTTGGGCATTGGCGCTTGGTCGTGGGGTGATAAGCTGTTTTGGAACTACGGCAGCGACTACGGCGAAGCGCAGGTACGAGAAGCTTTTAAGGCCGCACTCGCCGCCGGCATTACCTTCTTTGACACCGCCGAAGTTTACGGCCCTGGTGAGTCAGAAAAACTCTTGGGGCAGTTTATCAAAGAAAGCGGACAGCCGGTGTGTATTGCAACCAAATTTGCCCCGCTTCCTTGGCGCTTTAACGGCGACTCGGTTTCTGATGCCCTGACAGACAGTTTAAAGCGCCTACAGATGGATCGCGTCACCCTTTATCAGGTACACTGGCCGTTCACTTTTTTTATGAGTCAGGAAACCCTGATGAATGCCTTAGCCGAGGAGGTACGGCGGGGTAGAATTGAAGCCGTCGGTGTGAGTAATTACTCAGCGGATCAGATGCGGGAAGCTCACCAGTTATTAGCGAAGCGAGGCGTACCTTTAGCCGTGAATCAGGTGCGCTATTCTTTGCTGACTCGGCAAATTGAAAGCCAAGGTATCCTGAGTGCGGCGCATCAGTTAGGCATTACCCTCCTCGCCTACAGCCCTTTGGCGCAAGGATTGCTCACCGGCAAGTATACTGCTGAAAAACCGCCTGCCGGCCCTCGTCAATGGGACCCCAAATTTAGCCGCAGCGGCTTGCAGAAAATTGAGCCGGTGCTTTCTCTGTTGCGTCAACTTGGTGAAAAACACCAACGCACACCGGCACAAGTTGCCCTCAACTGGTTAATTGCCCAAGGCGGCGTGATTCCAATTCCAGGGGCAAAAACAGCCCAGCAAGCGCAGCAGAATGCCGGCGCATTGGGTTGGCAACTCTCTCCAGTGGAAATCCTCCGTCTGGAAGAGGTTAGCCGGCCTTGGCTGAGCTAA
- a CDS encoding BCD family MFS transporter, whose protein sequence is MNRDYLSDSEPVESEKLLPKLNLLTMFRLSLFQMGLGIMSLLTLGVINRVMIDELNVLPLIAACTIAMHQFVAPARIWFGQLSDSKPLLGYHRTGFVWIGAAVFAITSFIAVQVVWQLGGSLQATGWSFSTYAWVAVLALVFAIYGLALSASSTPFAALLVDVSDDDNRSKLIGIVWSMLMVGIVIGAITISKLLQMPEAGEEAIVNSASVKLADIPQLQATINPVFMIVPAVVFGLSVLATVGVEKKYSRYNSRSTLVDREDKITLSHALRILTANRQTGLFFSFLLVLTTSLFMQDPVLEPYGGEVFGMSVSQTTQLNAFFGMGTLIGIASTGFLLLPRLGKHRTTKYGCTAAAISSGLIIIAGFTANPGMLKGSLLMFGLASGVLTAGATSLMLDLTAAETAGTFIGAWGLSQAMARGLATVFGGAVLNLGKNLFPVPVLAYSLVFALQAVGMIVAIFLLRRVNIKEFRENAKSAIAAVMAGELD, encoded by the coding sequence ATGAATCGCGATTATTTGTCAGATTCTGAGCCGGTTGAATCAGAGAAGTTACTGCCTAAACTTAATCTACTGACAATGTTCCGACTGAGCTTATTCCAGATGGGATTAGGCATTATGTCACTCCTAACTTTAGGGGTGATCAACCGGGTGATGATTGATGAGTTAAACGTGCTGCCATTAATTGCTGCTTGTACGATTGCCATGCACCAATTTGTTGCGCCGGCACGCATTTGGTTTGGTCAATTATCCGATTCTAAACCGCTTTTGGGCTACCACCGCACCGGCTTTGTTTGGATTGGGGCAGCGGTATTTGCAATTACCTCTTTTATTGCAGTACAAGTGGTGTGGCAACTCGGCGGCAGTTTGCAAGCAACCGGCTGGAGTTTTTCAACCTATGCTTGGGTTGCAGTTCTGGCTTTAGTTTTTGCGATTTACGGATTAGCCTTGAGTGCAAGTTCCACTCCGTTTGCAGCTTTACTGGTAGATGTTTCAGATGACGATAATCGCTCTAAATTAATTGGCATCGTTTGGTCGATGTTGATGGTGGGAATTGTGATTGGGGCGATTACAATTTCTAAGTTATTACAGATGCCAGAAGCAGGCGAAGAAGCGATTGTAAATTCCGCATCGGTAAAACTTGCAGATATTCCTCAATTACAAGCCACCATTAATCCAGTTTTTATGATAGTGCCGGCTGTGGTATTTGGATTGAGTGTCTTAGCAACTGTTGGAGTCGAGAAAAAATATTCTCGCTACAACTCTCGCTCAACTTTAGTGGATCGAGAAGATAAAATTACCTTGAGCCATGCGCTGCGGATTTTAACAGCTAACCGCCAAACCGGGTTATTTTTTAGTTTCTTGTTGGTGCTGACAACAAGCCTGTTTATGCAAGATCCCGTGTTGGAACCCTATGGTGGGGAAGTGTTTGGCATGAGTGTTTCACAAACAACTCAACTGAATGCCTTTTTTGGCATGGGAACCCTGATCGGCATTGCTTCCACCGGCTTTTTACTTTTGCCCCGTTTAGGTAAACATAGAACAACAAAATATGGATGTACAGCCGCAGCAATTAGTTCAGGATTAATTATTATTGCAGGATTTACAGCTAATCCAGGAATGCTGAAAGGTAGCTTATTAATGTTTGGGTTAGCATCAGGAGTTTTGACTGCCGGCGCAACCAGTTTAATGCTAGATTTAACAGCGGCAGAAACAGCAGGAACCTTTATTGGTGCTTGGGGTTTATCTCAAGCAATGGCGAGGGGTTTAGCAACTGTATTTGGTGGTGCAGTTTTAAATTTAGGTAAGAATTTGTTTCCTGT